The Parachlamydia acanthamoebae genome includes a region encoding these proteins:
- a CDS encoding inverse autotransporter beta domain-containing protein, whose translation MKKNSFKNASQFFCFFLCLLANLFASPEEVVENEVSLPSLNDVQANEWVFLPTLAYLQGVVGKGIGEQNGYASFGIFTIPLLDSNGQLFFDARIHNLRHERWAANVGVGTRIAIPCTNLFFGINFFYDYRRTRHDYHQLGPGLELIHPCWVFRINGYFPICDRSLRKHPKVFRFHDNLFAACTQIQNSLSGGDLELETSLRRWDPCLCFDVYIAPGGYFYHIRHHRDITGGRLRIGAVLFDYLGLEVRGSYDHYYKGTVQGVAYVEIPFGGPRCSSPCDTPPFLWPVQRQEIIVLDKKYCRWRQNF comes from the coding sequence ATGAAGAAAAATTCATTCAAAAATGCCTCTCAATTTTTTTGTTTCTTTCTTTGCTTGTTGGCAAATCTTTTCGCCAGCCCTGAAGAAGTCGTTGAAAATGAAGTCTCTTTACCTTCTTTGAACGATGTTCAAGCAAATGAATGGGTATTCCTACCCACCCTAGCTTATCTTCAAGGTGTTGTTGGAAAAGGTATTGGAGAACAAAATGGCTATGCTTCTTTCGGAATTTTTACTATCCCCTTGTTAGATTCGAATGGGCAATTATTTTTTGATGCACGTATTCACAATTTAAGGCATGAACGCTGGGCTGCAAATGTGGGGGTGGGAACACGCATTGCCATTCCATGCACAAATCTTTTCTTTGGAATCAACTTCTTTTATGATTATCGAAGAACTCGACATGACTATCATCAGTTAGGACCTGGATTAGAACTGATTCATCCTTGCTGGGTATTTCGTATCAATGGCTATTTTCCGATATGCGACAGATCTTTACGCAAGCACCCTAAAGTTTTTCGATTTCATGACAATTTGTTTGCAGCTTGCACGCAAATTCAAAATTCTTTGTCTGGAGGAGATCTGGAACTTGAAACAAGTTTAAGAAGATGGGATCCTTGCCTTTGCTTTGATGTTTACATTGCACCTGGTGGATATTTTTATCATATCCGACACCATCGAGACATCACAGGCGGAAGACTTCGCATAGGAGCTGTCTTATTCGACTACTTGGGTCTTGAAGTACGTGGATCTTATGACCACTATTATAAAGGCACGGTTCAGGGCGTTGCTTATGTGGAAATTCCTTTTGGAGGACCCCGTTGCAGCTCTCCTTGTGATACACCACCCTTCTTGTGGCCAGTGCAGCGGCAAGAAATCATTGTACTCGACAAA
- a CDS encoding FkbM family methyltransferase: protein MKILHSILFTLLALGSSGCKNLEENKDEKHKFTIFQNNLDSVVGPEDEVALLKAFPKALYKIYTIDNLGSFYIDSRVDLIKNQLAAGRAWEDNFIPLLEQYITPGTTVVDIGAHIGTHTLSMSKSVGSKGRVVAFEPQIKLYSELVMNMVLNKCQNVTIYRCALGDTFKSIEMNPSVAGNEGGTSIGSGGDSAEMITLDSLHLDNVSFIKMDVENFEYEVLLGAKETILRNRPYIILEIMGNVYNPIANRGELVQQTIAAIEQLGYSLKYIDGSWSDWLATPLERVNQ, encoded by the coding sequence ATGAAAATTTTACACTCGATTCTATTTACTTTACTTGCCCTCGGCTCTTCAGGATGTAAAAACCTTGAAGAAAATAAGGATGAAAAACACAAGTTCACAATCTTTCAAAATAATCTTGATTCTGTTGTGGGCCCAGAGGATGAAGTTGCCCTATTAAAGGCATTTCCTAAAGCTCTTTATAAGATATACACAATTGATAACTTAGGATCTTTTTATATAGATAGCCGAGTTGATCTTATCAAGAATCAATTGGCAGCAGGACGTGCTTGGGAAGATAATTTCATTCCACTACTGGAACAGTATATTACACCAGGAACTACGGTAGTTGACATTGGTGCTCACATTGGTACCCATACTCTTTCAATGTCTAAATCAGTTGGTAGTAAAGGACGCGTCGTCGCTTTTGAACCTCAGATAAAGTTATATTCAGAATTGGTCATGAATATGGTTTTAAATAAATGTCAGAACGTGACAATTTATCGATGTGCCCTAGGTGATACTTTTAAATCAATTGAGATGAATCCTTCTGTAGCGGGCAATGAGGGGGGAACATCCATCGGAAGTGGTGGTGATAGCGCTGAAATGATTACTTTAGATAGTCTGCATTTAGATAATGTTTCGTTTATCAAGATGGATGTTGAGAATTTTGAGTATGAAGTTCTTCTTGGTGCAAAGGAAACCATTTTAAGAAATAGACCTTATATCATACTCGAAATCATGGGGAATGTTTATAATCCTATTGCGAATAGAGGTGAGCTTGTTCAACAAACAATTGCGGCGATCGAACAGCTTGGTTATTCTTTAAAATATATAGACGGCAGCTGGAGTGATTGGCTTGCAACACCCTTGGAAAGAGTGAATCAATGA
- a CDS encoding tetratricopeptide repeat-containing glycosyltransferase, with translation MKQSFRKIIFIVLFILPSFVLADSDRPKVCLNMIVKNEKDVIVRCLTSVLPIIDYWVIVDTGSTDGTQEIIKNFMAKNAVPGELHESPWVNFSHNRNEALKFADEKADYVLFIDADEYLEYEADFKLPPLDKDYYYIMISHSGSKYCRIQLINNHLDWEWKGVLHEAISCPVSKSHATLEKILNIYTSEGARSKDPQKYHKDAQILEDALKKEPHNSRYIFYLAQSYRDAGCYSKALENYEKRAALGGWNEEVFWSLYQIGVMEELLEMPFEKVLASYQRAYQYRNSRIEPLYQIAHYLGLKGDFKLGYEMAKIALAVPTTTDILFVQDWMREYGILLELSISAYWIGKYEESQQISLELLKNKNLPPNVRACVENNLGFANAKLLEKICNQVILSDRAVANQAAEQASPR, from the coding sequence ATGAAACAGTCATTTAGAAAAATTATTTTTATTGTTTTGTTTATACTTCCCTCCTTTGTGCTGGCAGATTCGGATCGTCCAAAAGTATGTTTAAATATGATTGTAAAGAACGAAAAGGATGTGATCGTTCGCTGCTTAACTTCGGTCTTACCTATCATTGATTATTGGGTTATTGTCGATACAGGCTCTACAGACGGCACTCAAGAAATTATTAAGAATTTCATGGCAAAAAATGCGGTTCCTGGAGAATTGCACGAAAGTCCTTGGGTGAACTTTAGTCATAATCGCAATGAAGCTTTAAAGTTTGCTGATGAGAAAGCAGATTATGTGCTTTTTATCGATGCAGATGAGTATCTTGAGTATGAAGCTGATTTTAAGCTCCCTCCGTTAGATAAAGATTATTATTATATTATGATCTCGCATTCTGGAAGTAAATATTGTCGAATCCAACTAATCAACAATCATTTAGATTGGGAATGGAAGGGTGTTTTGCATGAAGCTATTAGCTGTCCTGTTTCAAAGAGTCACGCTACGTTAGAAAAAATTCTTAATATCTATACTTCAGAAGGTGCTAGATCAAAGGACCCTCAAAAATATCACAAAGACGCTCAAATTTTAGAGGACGCATTAAAAAAAGAGCCGCATAATAGTCGATACATTTTCTATTTAGCTCAAAGTTATCGTGATGCTGGATGCTATTCTAAAGCTTTAGAAAATTATGAAAAGCGAGCTGCCCTGGGTGGTTGGAATGAAGAGGTATTTTGGAGTTTATATCAAATCGGCGTCATGGAAGAGTTACTTGAAATGCCCTTTGAGAAGGTTTTGGCGAGTTATCAACGAGCTTATCAATATAGAAACTCCAGGATAGAGCCGCTTTATCAAATAGCTCACTATTTAGGTCTCAAGGGGGATTTTAAATTAGGTTATGAGATGGCAAAAATAGCTTTGGCGGTTCCCACAACTACCGATATCCTGTTTGTCCAAGATTGGATGCGAGAATATGGAATATTGCTAGAACTTTCCATTTCTGCTTACTGGATCGGAAAGTATGAAGAAAGCCAGCAGATTAGTCTTGAACTTTTAAAAAATAAAAATTTACCTCCTAATGTGCGTGCGTGTGTAGAAAATAACTTAGGGTTTGCTAATGCAAAGTTGCTTGAGAAAATTTGCAATCAAGTTATTCTTTCTGATCGTGCAGTCGCGAATCAAGCTGCCGAGCAAGCTTCTCCCAGGTAA